From a single Poecilia reticulata strain Guanapo linkage group LG2, Guppy_female_1.0+MT, whole genome shotgun sequence genomic region:
- the LOC108165752 gene encoding LIM domain only protein 7-like has translation MRSSSLYPFLSFCSPCSPHVQAHPPPQLPKIEPPLLEIPPLVFAPVDPTSGPRLVKGEKWPLLGREDPREPPDPIDYESIDPDLENDDMFARRTLSFQSNADLAAFKTRLPAKRRLHSSEPQLNIVTQQHLRGDAEEDDFPDIEQDDVVYRREKTQRQRALSGAPDNYAPMHVPEPWALPADLKARLLCAPCPLTREAAAAEQDQAKNELQPEKDDMLVRKLRDCSDQSQQRGPLAGRTTPSVPSSCSEGDLQRWQAIREASQLRYKRKLLLERLVALKV, from the coding sequence ATGCGCTCATCATCTCTCTAtccttttctctccttctgCTCACCCTGCAGTCCTCATGTTCAAGCACACCCTCCCCCACAGCTCCCCAAGATAGAGCCCCCTCTTTTAGAGATCCCTCCTCTGGTGTTTGCCCCCGTGGATCCCACCTCAGGTCCCAGACTGGTCAAAGGTGAGAAGTGGCCGCTTCTGGGGCGCGAAGACCCCAGAGAGCCACCGGACCCCATTGACTATGAAAGTATTGACCCGGACTTGGAGAACGATGACATGTTCGCCAGGCGGACCCTGTCGTTTCAGTCCAACGCGGACCTGGCCGCGTTCAAGACTCGGCTCCCCGCCAAGCGCAGACTCCACTCGTCTGAGCCACAGCTCAATATCGTCACACAGCAACACCTTCGCGGAGACGCAGAGGAAGACGATTTTCCAGATATTGAGCAGGACGATGTCGTTTATCGCAGGGAGAAAACCCAGAGGCAGCGAGCGCTTTCGGGGGCCCCAGACAACTACGCCCCCATGCACGTCCCGGAGCCCTGGGCCCTCCCTGCTGATCTCAAAGCCAGACTCCTCTGCGCCCCCTGCCCTCTGACTCGGGAAGCGGCCGCGGCTGAGCAGGATCAAGCTAAGAATGAGCTCCAGCCAGAAAAGGATGACATGCTGGTTCGGAAGCTGCGAGATTGTTCCGACCAGAGTCAGCAGAGAGGCCCGTTGGCCGGTCGCACGACTCCCTCCGTGCCTTCTTCCTGTAGCGAAGGCGACCTGCAGAGGTGGCAGGCAATCAGGGAAGCCTCTCAGCTAAGATACAAGAGGAAGCTTTTATTGGAAAGACTAGTGGCTCTGAAGGTGTAG